In Candidatus Eremiobacteraceae bacterium, a single genomic region encodes these proteins:
- a CDS encoding anti-sigma factor antagonist (This anti-anti-sigma factor, or anti-sigma factor antagonist, belongs to a family that includes characterized members SpoIIAA, RsbV, RsfA, and RsfB.) — MTPSARFSRQTIDGVAVVLARGEIDTGNVHELKAFLENSTEPDGPGIVVDLNGVSYFDSRTIATLAEFSARIRISRQRFAIVAADGGFAAKVLRIAGLTLVVPTLPTVADAVTQVKSPV; from the coding sequence TTGACGCCTAGCGCGCGATTCTCGCGCCAGACCATCGACGGCGTCGCCGTGGTGCTGGCGCGGGGCGAGATCGATACCGGAAACGTCCACGAGTTGAAGGCCTTCTTGGAGAATTCCACCGAGCCCGACGGCCCGGGGATCGTCGTGGACCTCAACGGCGTTTCGTATTTCGACAGCCGCACCATAGCGACGCTGGCGGAGTTCAGCGCCCGCATCCGTATCAGCCGCCAGCGCTTCGCCATCGTGGCGGCCGACGGGGGGTTCGCCGCAAAGGTCCTGCGCATCGCTGGTTTGACGCTAGTCGTGCCGACGCTCCCCACCGTGGCCGACGCCGTCACCCAGGTGAAAAGTCCGGTCTGA
- a CDS encoding SpoIIE family protein phosphatase, whose translation WSIACALVAAPLFTLIEVGNRVVPGVAGIVIDAAIMLLALGVAIGFVQLARQRSTLAEVATRHLETARTDYETLRQRELAAQALRQTERRYRELGESLPFGIWQVDPSGSELLYVSESYCAMLGMSKEQIAAGGWEQRVPPEDRERFRAAWAARDPRRVFEGEYRIRGANGKLYWIMSRGVALRDENDELSGWVGFALDVTSRRRSADQVAFLAELSRVLSLSLDPVTTLERTAQLMVPRVADWYAVDLVNDAGAVERVLMVHSDQRLTLEARALLKHAPSDLSLPEGAPHVIATGRPKTYDRLPLDVIAQVGGDERLRGMLEGFSLRSAIIVPLEARDRTIGALTFVSCDPDRHFDSDDLLFAYLISRRVAIAYDNAQLYAREHQVADTLQRASLPETLPEVPSMNIRAHYIPGAHEAEIGGDWYDAFQLPDGKLALSIGDVAGKGLQAAATMNTVRLALRAAAFEGLPPSAVLARANQLLLNDKPTMVTAVFGVLDAVTQRFSCSIAGHPMPVLITATGEIVSPVPVSQPLGVFREGTFPEQALEIGLGSLLILYTDGLIEINHDIAAGEARLREVGRLALQRNELNAARFIAEAIVGDSPGDDVAVLTVATAVEPLRTLDLVLPAAPGSGRLFRQALQRLYMAVGLDESNRSSMQVASGEAIMNAIEHAYGVRGGSVRVRGAVQDGRLVVEVSDRGRWRAPRDDNRGRGLEMMSGLVGDVTIDRSEEGTKVRLAMPLTNVSVDA comes from the coding sequence CTGGAGCATCGCCTGCGCGCTCGTCGCCGCGCCGCTGTTCACGCTGATCGAAGTCGGGAACCGCGTCGTGCCCGGCGTCGCCGGAATCGTCATCGACGCCGCTATCATGCTGCTGGCGCTCGGCGTGGCGATCGGATTCGTGCAATTAGCGCGCCAGCGCTCGACCCTGGCTGAGGTGGCGACCCGCCACCTCGAGACTGCCCGCACGGACTATGAGACGCTGCGCCAGCGAGAGCTGGCCGCTCAGGCGTTGCGTCAGACCGAGCGGCGCTACCGCGAGCTCGGAGAGTCCCTCCCCTTCGGCATTTGGCAGGTCGATCCGTCCGGCTCAGAGCTGCTGTATGTGAGCGAGTCATATTGCGCGATGCTTGGCATGTCGAAGGAGCAGATCGCGGCTGGCGGCTGGGAGCAGCGGGTGCCGCCCGAAGATAGGGAACGCTTTCGTGCCGCCTGGGCAGCGCGCGATCCCCGCCGCGTCTTCGAGGGCGAGTACCGTATCCGCGGCGCGAACGGCAAGCTTTACTGGATCATGTCGCGCGGCGTGGCCTTGCGCGATGAAAACGACGAGTTGAGCGGTTGGGTCGGTTTCGCGCTCGACGTGACGTCGCGGCGCAGGAGCGCGGATCAGGTCGCATTTCTGGCGGAGCTCAGCCGCGTGCTCTCGCTGTCGCTGGACCCGGTGACGACCCTCGAGCGTACCGCGCAACTCATGGTGCCGCGAGTGGCGGACTGGTATGCGGTCGACCTCGTCAATGACGCAGGCGCCGTCGAACGCGTGCTGATGGTGCACTCGGACCAGCGGTTGACGCTGGAAGCACGGGCGCTGCTCAAACACGCGCCAAGCGACCTTTCGCTTCCGGAGGGAGCCCCGCACGTCATCGCGACCGGTCGGCCGAAGACCTACGACCGGTTGCCCCTTGACGTCATCGCACAGGTCGGCGGCGACGAACGCCTACGCGGCATGCTTGAGGGGTTTTCATTGCGTTCGGCGATCATCGTGCCGCTCGAAGCCCGCGATCGCACGATCGGCGCCTTGACGTTCGTCTCGTGCGATCCCGACCGTCATTTCGACTCCGACGATCTGCTCTTCGCGTATTTGATCTCACGGCGCGTCGCCATCGCCTATGACAACGCCCAGCTGTATGCGCGCGAACACCAGGTCGCAGACACCCTCCAGCGCGCGTCGTTGCCGGAGACGCTGCCCGAAGTGCCGAGCATGAACATCCGCGCACACTACATACCCGGCGCGCACGAGGCCGAGATCGGCGGCGATTGGTACGACGCATTCCAGCTGCCGGACGGAAAACTGGCGCTCTCGATCGGCGATGTCGCCGGGAAAGGCCTGCAGGCCGCTGCGACGATGAACACCGTGCGGCTCGCCCTTCGCGCGGCCGCCTTCGAGGGGCTGCCGCCCTCGGCGGTACTGGCGCGCGCCAACCAATTGCTCCTCAACGACAAGCCGACCATGGTCACGGCGGTGTTCGGTGTGCTGGATGCCGTGACCCAACGTTTCAGCTGCTCGATCGCCGGGCACCCTATGCCGGTGCTCATCACCGCGACCGGAGAAATCGTCTCACCCGTTCCCGTGTCCCAGCCGCTCGGCGTATTCCGAGAGGGCACCTTCCCCGAGCAAGCTCTCGAGATCGGCCTCGGGTCGCTGCTCATATTGTATACAGACGGCTTGATCGAAATCAACCATGACATCGCTGCCGGCGAGGCGCGCTTGCGGGAGGTCGGACGTTTGGCGCTACAGCGCAACGAGCTCAACGCGGCGCGTTTCATCGCCGAGGCGATCGTCGGTGACTCACCCGGCGACGACGTGGCGGTGCTCACCGTCGCGACGGCGGTCGAGCCGCTGCGCACGCTGGATCTGGTGCTGCCCGCAGCGCCCGGCAGCGGCCGGCTCTTCCGGCAGGCATTGCAGCGCTTGTACATGGCGGTGGGTTTGGACGAATCGAACAGATCGAGCATGCAAGTCGCGTCGGGCGAGGCGATCATGAACGCGATCGAACACGCCTACGGCGTTCGCGGCGGCTCTGTGCGGGTACGGGGCGCCGTGCAAGACGGACGCCTCGTCGTCGAGGTCAGCGACAGGGGTCGCTGGCGCGCGCCGAGGGATGACAATCGCGGCCGGGGATTGGAGATGATGTCTGGGCTGGTGGGCGACGTGACGATCGACCGCAGCGAAGAGGGGACCAAGGTGCGTCTGGCCATGCCGTTGACGAACGTGTCCGTTGACGCCTAG